One Phalacrocorax aristotelis chromosome 10, bGulAri2.1, whole genome shotgun sequence genomic region harbors:
- the LOC142062767 gene encoding acyl-coenzyme A thioesterase 1-like, with protein MWQVTTRSLSRASPCGWQKRLPWPSRSPAPAAPQRCSPAPTLRTAPARAFSSMAPSVCLSPAARSLFDEPLAIAVRGLGPRQQVTLRTSLQDETGELFQACARYQAGDDGELDLARCPALPGGSFSGLEPMGLLWALQPQKPFRRLVKRDVQSPFLLQLEVFEGHGDPPGQLLAQGQHERVFLRDGVQRVPVREGRIRATLFLPPGNGPFPGVIDLYGTGGGLPEYRACLLANHGFAVLALAYYSYEDLPKDMKEFHLEYFEEAVNFMLQHTQVKGPGIGLLGISKGGDLCVSMASFLKGITATALINGSVANVGAVLRYKDVTIPPLGINAKRIKVNKSGVADIVDVLNNPLEGPDCQSFIPLEKAECRFLFIVGQDDHNWKSEFFAVEGSKRLQAHGKEKPEIVCYPGAGHYIEPPFFPMCAASMHLLVGKPVMWGGEPRAHSEAQVDAWQQIQAFFHKHLTGTPSGTSNKL; from the exons ATGTGGCAGGTCACCACCCGTTCCCTGAGCAGGGCGAGTCCCTGCGGCTGGCAGAAGCGGCTGCCCTGGCCCAGCCGCAGCCCCGCGCCTGCGGCCCCGCAGCGCTGCAGCCCCGCACCGACCCTTCGGACGGCCCCTGCCCGCGCCTTCTCCTCCATGGCCCCCTCCGTCTGCCTCTCGCCCGCCGCCCGCAGCCTCTTCGACGAGCCGCTGGCCATCGCCGTGCGTGGCCTCGGCCCGCGGCAGCAGGTCACGCTGCGGACGTCCTTGCAGGACGAGACGGGCGAGCTTTTCCAGGCCTGCGCTCGCTACCAGGCGGGGGACGACGGGGAGCTGGACCTCGCCCGCTGCCCCGCGCTGCCGGGAGGCAGCTTCTCCGGCCTGGAGCCCATGGGGCTGCTCTGGGCTTTGCAGCCCCAGAAGCCCTTCAGGCGGCTGGTGAAGCGGGACGTGCAGAGCCCTTTCCTCCTGCAGTTGGAGGTGTTTGAGGGCCACGGGGACCCCCCCGGGCAGCTCCTGGCCCAGGGGCAGCACGAGAGGGTGTTCCTAAGGGATGGGGTGCAGAGAGTCCCGGTGCGAGAGGGAAGGATTCGGGCGACGCTTTTCCTGCCCCCCG GAAACGGCCCTTTTCCGGGAGTTATTGACTTGTATGGAACTGGAGGAGGACTCCCTGAATACAGGGCATGCCTACTGGCCAACCATGGCTTTGCTGTGCTGGCTCTGGCTTACTACAGCTATGAAGATCTCCCCAAAGATATGAAAGAATTCCACCTGGAATATTTTGAAGAAGCTGTAAACTTTATGTTACAACACACCCAG gTTAAAGGTCCGGGAATCGGTTTGCTTGGAATCTCGAAGGGGGGTGACCTGTGCGTCTCCATGGCCTCCTTCCTAAAGGGCATAACAGCCACCGCCCTTATTAATGGCTCGGTGGCAAATGTGGGCGCAGTGCTCCGCTACAAGGATGTCACCATTCCACCCCTTGGCATCAATGCAAAACGCATCAAGGTCAACAAGTCAGGGGTTGCTGATATTGTCGATGTACTGAACAACCCGCTAGAAGGCCCTGACTGCCAAAGTTTTATTCCTTTGGAGAAGGCCGAGTGTCGTTTCTTGTTCATTGTTGGCCAGGATGATCACAACTGGAAAAGCGAATTCTTTGCAGTTGAAGGGAGCAAACGTTTGCAAGCTCATGGGAAGGAAAAGCCTGAGATAGTCTGTTATCCTGGAGCAGGGCACTATATTGAACCCCCCTTTTTCCCGATGTGTGCAGCCTCGATGCACCTGCTAGTTGGCAAGCCTGTGATGTGGGGAGGGGAGCCCAGGGCACACTCTGAGGCACAGGTAGATGCTTGGCAGCAGATCCAAGCTTTCTTCCACAAACACCTCACAGGCACGCCATCTGGAACATCCAATAAGCTGTGA